In Cyanobium sp. Tous-M-B4, a single genomic region encodes these proteins:
- a CDS encoding Rid family detoxifying hydrolase, producing the protein MPQLVRRAIHSDRFPTPVASYSQGFQAGNMLFITGQLPVDPTTSEKVGDGDITLEARQVMENMMAVLEEAGFSAKDVVSAVVYLTDINSLDTVDAVWQEYFTDPQSYPSRAVVEVSALVLGIQLEISAIAIKD; encoded by the coding sequence ATGCCCCAGCTGGTGAGACGGGCGATTCACAGCGATCGATTCCCCACCCCCGTGGCCTCCTACAGCCAGGGCTTCCAGGCTGGGAACATGTTGTTCATCACCGGTCAGCTGCCGGTGGATCCGACCACTAGCGAGAAGGTCGGAGATGGCGACATCACCCTGGAGGCCAGGCAGGTGATGGAAAACATGATGGCAGTGTTGGAGGAGGCGGGGTTCAGCGCCAAAGATGTGGTGAGCGCCGTGGTCTATCTCACCGACATCAACAGCCTCGATACCGTCGATGCCGTGTGGCAGGAATACTTCACTGATCCCCAGTCCTACCCGTCGCGCGCGGTGGTGGAAGTCTCCGCCTTGGTGCTTGGCATCCAGCTGGAGATCTCCGCTATCGCGATTAAAGATTGA
- a CDS encoding SDR family NAD(P)-dependent oxidoreductase: MTTSSPSVSAPSTNPLAGKALSSFLQGKVAIVTGGNSGIGKAIVENLAELGAKVVIDYRSHPEATEELEREIGSYGGSSYGVHADVSNLDDLQRLVQAAVDKYGRLDVMVNNAGVETRTSILNTTPDDFDKVLDVNLRGVFFACQYAAKQMIAQGGGGRIINISSVHEDWPMPENTPYCCAKGGVRMLTRTAGLELASHGITMVNVGPGAVATPINDSTMNNPELLAKLNAAIPLGRMAQPEEIARVVGFLASDAASYITATTIFADGGIMQSSPGL, from the coding sequence ATGACCACAAGTTCCCCATCCGTTTCAGCGCCCAGCACCAATCCCCTCGCCGGAAAAGCCCTGTCCAGCTTTCTGCAGGGCAAGGTGGCAATTGTTACTGGTGGTAACAGTGGTATCGGTAAGGCGATTGTTGAAAACTTGGCTGAACTTGGAGCCAAGGTGGTGATCGACTATCGCTCTCACCCTGAGGCTACCGAAGAGCTGGAGCGGGAGATTGGTAGCTATGGCGGCAGCAGCTACGGTGTTCATGCCGATGTGTCGAATCTCGATGATCTGCAGCGTCTGGTGCAGGCTGCTGTGGACAAATATGGTCGCCTCGATGTGATGGTGAACAATGCAGGTGTTGAGACTCGCACCTCAATCCTCAACACCACCCCCGATGATTTTGACAAGGTGTTAGATGTAAATTTGCGGGGTGTATTCTTTGCCTGTCAGTATGCCGCTAAACAGATGATCGCCCAGGGTGGCGGTGGCCGGATCATCAACATCTCCTCGGTGCATGAGGACTGGCCGATGCCTGAGAACACTCCCTACTGCTGCGCCAAGGGAGGGGTGCGCATGCTCACCCGCACCGCTGGACTGGAGCTGGCCTCCCATGGCATCACGATGGTGAATGTGGGCCCAGGCGCCGTGGCTACACCGATCAACGACTCCACCATGAACAACCCGGAGTTGCTGGCCAAGCTCAACGCCGCCATTCCCCTGGGCCGCATGGCCCAACCCGAGGAGATTGCCAGGGTGGTGGGCTTCCTGGCCAGCGATGCCGCTAGCTACATCACGGCCACAACTATTTTTGCTGACGGCGGCATCATGCAGAGCAGCCCCGGGCTCTAG
- a CDS encoding cupin domain-containing protein, producing the protein MTDTNSPAVLPYWHLWTDDGGVSRQTLCSMAPWTLGVLGPNDSPQWNLDLFKDGNSFLTQLPVGWTADWHENHIPKWIYVLRGSWSVESMDGQKQIFGPGEFSFGGDQQCLATASGAKGHLSAQVGAEPCLQLIIQRNDELWRGVRPGFFS; encoded by the coding sequence ATGACTGACACCAATAGCCCCGCCGTCCTCCCTTATTGGCACCTCTGGACCGACGACGGGGGAGTTAGCCGCCAGACGCTCTGCAGCATGGCCCCCTGGACCCTGGGAGTGTTGGGTCCAAACGACTCCCCCCAGTGGAATCTGGACCTATTCAAGGATGGAAATTCCTTCCTTACCCAACTGCCGGTGGGTTGGACAGCGGACTGGCACGAAAACCACATTCCCAAATGGATCTACGTGCTGCGCGGCAGCTGGTCGGTGGAGAGCATGGATGGCCAGAAACAGATCTTCGGCCCTGGTGAGTTTTCCTTTGGCGGCGATCAGCAGTGCCTAGCAACTGCTTCAGGAGCCAAGGGCCATCTCTCTGCCCAGGTAGGAGCAGAGCCCTGCCTGCAGCTGATCATCCAGCGCAACGACGAACTCTGGCGCGGCGTGCGGCCGGGGTTCTTCTCGTGA